Proteins from one Candidatus Methylacidiphilales bacterium genomic window:
- a CDS encoding HAD family hydrolase, with product MLKTSSSNTACIIAFVYDFDGTLIPGNMQEQHLLPDLGFSKPTQFWEQVTQRGKKLNMEQTLCYMYLLMEHSKKANKPLTRAGLNQYGKKLKHYFPGVIGLNNWFERINKFAQTFSDPYPCIVEHYFISAGHLEMIETTPIKQYAKTIFASQFAYDQDTLQAFWPAREVNYTIKTQYLYRISKGATNLISDEDERELNRKFSEKEYRIPFKRFVYIGDGASDIPSFSLISKYQGHSIAVYSDKSNKGNQALQKALEGRVSKYLKADYSQGKPIERYCKTIISAIYYQFVSEKIQF from the coding sequence ATGTTAAAGACTTCTAGTTCAAATACTGCCTGTATTATAGCTTTTGTTTATGATTTTGATGGCACCCTCATCCCTGGCAATATGCAAGAACAACATTTATTGCCAGACTTAGGCTTTTCCAAACCTACCCAATTTTGGGAGCAAGTCACACAAAGGGGTAAAAAATTAAACATGGAACAGACCTTGTGTTACATGTATCTTTTAATGGAACATTCAAAAAAAGCGAACAAACCATTAACGAGAGCAGGATTAAATCAATATGGTAAAAAACTTAAGCATTATTTTCCTGGCGTGATTGGTTTAAATAATTGGTTTGAACGAATTAATAAATTTGCTCAAACATTTTCTGATCCGTATCCTTGTATTGTTGAGCATTATTTCATCTCAGCTGGACATTTAGAGATGATTGAAACAACTCCAATTAAACAATATGCTAAAACTATTTTTGCCTCCCAGTTTGCGTACGACCAAGATACTTTGCAAGCATTTTGGCCTGCTCGTGAAGTGAATTACACCATTAAAACTCAATACCTATATCGAATTAGTAAAGGAGCGACAAACTTAATTAGTGATGAAGATGAACGAGAGCTTAATAGAAAATTTAGTGAAAAAGAATATAGAATACCATTTAAGCGGTTTGTTTATATTGGAGACGGCGCTTCAGATATTCCTAGTTTTAGTTTAATTTCTAAATATCAAGGGCATTCAATAGCAGTATATTCAGATAAGTCAAATAAAGGCAATCAAGCTTTACAAAAAGCGTTAGAAGGTAGAGTAAGTAAATATCTAAAGGCTGATTACAGCCAAGGAAAACCAATTGAGCGATACTGTAAAACAATAATATCAGCTATTTACTATCAGTTTGTTTCTGAAAAAATTCAGTTCTAA
- the gpmI gene encoding 2,3-bisphosphoglycerate-independent phosphoglycerate mutase — translation MKIRRKVLLIILDGVGCNPNPEHNGIALASIPFMKSMLAEYPHTTLEASGLAVGLPDNQMGSSEIGHALIGSGIVLEHDLVRISKACQDHSIEQIEPLQVLLAHAKKKGELHLLGLVSDGGVHSHIEHLVALITLANTLGIRPIVHAITDGRDTPPMTSIKYLERIDATCKGNGGMIASVSGRYYAMDRDNRVERTEKAYATLTGDGVRTYASWLAGIQESHANNVTDEFIEPFRVESSPYITKDSALLYFNFRVDRMRQISNKFHSLVSHAVSMTQIDPSLKVPYLFGEKKVATTLGKIISDLGLNQLRCAESEKFAHITYFFNNGKNDPYEREERIIIPSPKVASYDLAPEMSAKEITKTITGALTKGQHHFIAVNYANGDMVGHTANRPAILQAIECLDNQLATVISSAIKHNYSVVLTADHGNCDEMVDSNNQPHTQHSLHPVPCIVIDPEVTCLVEHSVNDGLKMITPTICSLMGIDIPSEVEGRSLVDF, via the coding sequence ATGAAAATTAGAAGGAAGGTTCTTTTAATAATTCTTGATGGTGTGGGCTGCAACCCGAATCCTGAGCACAATGGAATTGCTCTAGCATCAATTCCATTTATGAAATCAATGTTAGCAGAGTACCCACATACCACATTAGAAGCAAGTGGTCTAGCAGTAGGGTTGCCAGATAATCAAATGGGGAGCTCAGAAATTGGACATGCACTGATAGGGAGCGGGATAGTGTTAGAGCATGACCTGGTACGCATTTCAAAGGCATGTCAAGATCACAGCATAGAGCAAATTGAACCTCTACAGGTATTACTTGCTCATGCGAAAAAAAAAGGCGAGTTGCACTTGTTGGGTTTGGTTTCAGATGGTGGAGTGCATTCTCACATAGAGCATCTTGTAGCATTAATTACCTTGGCGAATACGCTTGGAATACGACCGATTGTACATGCTATCACCGATGGAAGAGATACCCCTCCTATGACATCAATTAAATACTTAGAGCGCATTGATGCTACATGCAAAGGTAATGGAGGGATGATTGCTAGTGTTTCTGGGAGATACTATGCGATGGATAGAGATAATAGAGTAGAGCGCACTGAAAAAGCATATGCTACCCTTACCGGAGATGGTGTGCGTACTTATGCATCTTGGCTCGCTGGGATACAAGAATCGCACGCTAATAATGTTACTGACGAATTTATTGAACCCTTTAGAGTTGAGTCTTCACCGTACATTACTAAAGATAGCGCACTGTTGTATTTCAATTTTAGGGTAGATAGAATGAGGCAAATCTCAAATAAATTCCACTCTTTAGTATCCCATGCAGTATCAATGACTCAAATCGATCCATCGCTTAAAGTTCCCTATCTCTTTGGGGAGAAAAAAGTCGCGACCACATTAGGAAAAATAATTAGCGACCTAGGTTTAAACCAGCTTAGATGTGCTGAGTCAGAAAAATTTGCTCATATCACTTATTTTTTTAATAATGGGAAAAATGATCCCTATGAGCGTGAAGAAAGAATTATCATACCTTCTCCTAAAGTTGCAAGTTATGACTTGGCTCCAGAAATGAGCGCAAAAGAAATTACAAAAACTATCACTGGTGCATTAACGAAAGGGCAACACCACTTTATTGCAGTTAATTACGCGAATGGAGACATGGTAGGACATACTGCAAATAGACCTGCGATCCTGCAAGCGATAGAATGTTTAGACAATCAACTCGCCACAGTTATCTCAAGCGCGATTAAGCACAATTATAGCGTAGTGCTAACCGCTGATCATGGCAATTGTGACGAGATGGTCGACAGCAACAATCAACCCCATACCCAACATAGTTTGCACCCAGTTCCCTGTATTGTTATTGATCCAGAAGTGACTTGCCTTGTGGAACACTCAGTTAATGATGGTTTGAAAATGATTACGCCGACAATCTGTTCACTCATGGGCATTGATATCCCTTCTGAAGTTGAAGGACGCAGTCTGGTTGATTTTTAG
- the tatC gene encoding twin-arginine translocase subunit TatC, with translation MSEGSAMGDFFSHLRELRRHIVRAFIYYVCALLPLAVYSKSLFSYMSKPMLAILGNSQTLVSTQIVGTVFVPLKLAMLMALFITAPLILYEMWKFVVPGLFPNEIKRAKPILISAVFFFYAGCCFAFFVALPLMFKYFNAVTPEGVTYMPDISNYFDFLIVMFIAFGIAFEVPVVCYILLRFKILDLNALTKSRPYFIMTTAIITAIITPPDALSMLLVLVPMWLLFEGSLIFFRYFLKDEN, from the coding sequence ATGAGTGAAGGGTCTGCAATGGGGGATTTTTTTAGCCATCTTCGTGAGTTGCGAAGGCATATTGTAAGGGCATTTATTTACTATGTCTGTGCGTTGTTGCCACTTGCAGTTTATTCTAAATCTTTATTTAGCTATATGTCTAAGCCAATGTTAGCTATACTTGGTAATTCTCAAACATTGGTCTCAACTCAAATAGTTGGCACTGTTTTTGTTCCGCTCAAGCTAGCTATGCTTATGGCTCTATTTATTACTGCACCATTAATATTGTATGAAATGTGGAAGTTTGTAGTGCCAGGATTATTTCCTAATGAAATTAAACGAGCAAAACCAATCTTGATTTCTGCGGTCTTTTTCTTTTATGCGGGCTGTTGTTTTGCTTTTTTTGTTGCCCTTCCTTTGATGTTCAAGTATTTTAATGCGGTAACCCCAGAGGGCGTTACCTACATGCCTGATATATCTAATTACTTTGATTTTTTAATTGTCATGTTCATTGCATTTGGAATTGCTTTTGAGGTGCCGGTAGTTTGTTATATTTTATTGCGATTTAAAATCTTGGATTTGAATGCACTGACTAAAAGCAGGCCGTACTTTATAATGACTACAGCGATAATTACTGCTATTATCACGCCTCCTGATGCACTATCAATGTTGCTGGTGCTGGTGCCGATGTGGTTGCTATTTGAAGGCTCGTTAATATTTTTTAGATATTTTTTAAAAGATGAAAATTAG
- a CDS encoding twin-arginine translocase TatA/TatE family subunit, whose product MIGLSFGEILLLGLLFLILFDSEKMPELMRAVGSFLAKARKVLFEAQQEVSQAVESATRHKDEFTKIANTSVAEIATITPPPAPVISLREEKTSVKKISRKVVKKVVKKLKKATPGKKKAKRA is encoded by the coding sequence ATGATTGGATTGAGTTTTGGTGAGATACTTCTTCTCGGATTATTATTTCTTATTTTATTTGATAGTGAAAAGATGCCTGAACTTATGAGGGCAGTTGGTAGTTTTTTAGCTAAGGCTAGGAAGGTTTTATTTGAGGCTCAACAAGAAGTATCACAAGCAGTGGAGTCGGCAACAAGACACAAAGATGAATTTACAAAAATAGCAAACACATCGGTGGCCGAAATCGCAACAATCACGCCACCACCTGCACCAGTTATTTCACTGAGAGAAGAAAAAACTAGTGTTAAGAAAATAAGCAGGAAGGTTGTTAAAAAAGTTGTTAAGAAGTTAAAAAAAGCTACTCCAGGTAAGAAGAAGGCGAAACGAGCATGA
- the tatA gene encoding Sec-independent protein translocase subunit TatA, whose product MGAFSVTHLIILLVIVILIFGTSKIKDIGADLGSAVKNFKKGLQDNDTAQHTQSAQSSAHSEPVKKEEKKSVH is encoded by the coding sequence ATGGGTGCATTTAGTGTAACACATTTAATAATTTTGTTAGTGATTGTAATTTTAATTTTTGGCACTAGTAAGATTAAGGACATTGGCGCTGATTTAGGATCTGCAGTTAAGAATTTTAAGAAAGGTTTACAAGATAATGACACTGCTCAACATACACAATCAGCTCAAAGCTCTGCTCATAGTGAACCTGTTAAGAAAGAAGAAAAGAAAAGCGTACATTAA
- a CDS encoding DUF2892 domain-containing protein produces the protein MNFIKKNMGKKDRILRLIAAVVFLTIGVYLSSYVLLFFALLCLFQAVFSWCLYHALTGKNTCQLQQ, from the coding sequence ATGAACTTCATCAAAAAAAATATGGGTAAAAAAGACAGAATCTTACGCTTGATTGCAGCAGTTGTGTTCTTAACTATTGGAGTCTACTTATCTAGCTATGTGCTTTTATTTTTTGCACTCCTTTGCTTATTTCAAGCAGTATTCTCTTGGTGTCTGTATCATGCCTTAACTGGCAAAAATACCTGCCAGTTACAACAATAA
- a CDS encoding DEAD/DEAH box helicase family protein: MKDKLKKNNEATARIKINKLLEQAGWRLNDSEKSRANVILEAGVRLQDAGDNYEKTINGYIDYLLLDDNNYPLCVLEAKSSNIHPLSPKETQARPYAKGKNCRFVILSNGDSHYFWDIESGNPEIITEFPTQATLLHRIKNKYNTSDLVSEIIDSKYLEPKKTLRGYQVEAIHAIQKAAKEGKRRFLLEMATGAGKTTTSGAICKLFLRTGNASRILFLVDRIELETQALNALKNLFDGQYFVEKFKDGNWDRGHIVISTVQTLLAGNKYREYFSPTDFDLVISDEAHRSIGSNSRAVFEYFLGYKLGLTATPKDYLKGVDERELIKKNIKAYEYRNLRDTYTTFSCEDGIPTYRYDLRKGVADNFLINPFVIDARTEITTELISKEGYSMQVENEDGGIDDVFYFAKDFEKKFFNDDTNRVFCETILNNGLLDPLTNEFGKTLVFCVSKSHASDIVNLLNSLADKKWPNKYQSNFAIQVTSGIGEEHKYTKDFANNRLKEKSQFAHDTHPDYNTSKARICVTVGMMTTGYDCPDLLNIVLLRPIFSPTDFIQMKGRGTRKYTFLYQETGESKTKDKFILLDFFANCQYFEKDFDYNKKITLPISKDGTKNSLKDPTPNTTNILDSVDAETPDTIATITQIYIGVEGMKIDRSLYPYQQFEQVIQESKTLKRIKEEQGLDGLEEYIKAEVFNKPTEYWSAEMIRQSYEREYQTKRKISLMEMILKALGMQNDFKSRDERVNEEYQKFIDIQRPQIAEDQVEQVTILKKFFETFVSDPIFRGMINKKEYAGISVYPSFNMQELQVLGDLIEDASNYANEYLQREMAEFDWENK; this comes from the coding sequence ATGAAAGATAAGCTTAAGAAAAACAATGAAGCCACAGCGCGAATAAAAATAAATAAACTGCTTGAGCAAGCTGGATGGCGACTTAATGATTCAGAAAAAAGTAGAGCGAATGTTATACTTGAAGCAGGTGTGCGACTTCAAGACGCAGGAGATAATTATGAAAAAACAATAAATGGGTATATAGATTATTTACTTTTAGACGATAATAATTATCCTCTTTGCGTACTTGAGGCAAAAAGCAGCAACATTCATCCACTATCTCCAAAAGAGACTCAAGCACGCCCATATGCGAAAGGAAAAAACTGCCGATTTGTGATTTTATCAAATGGAGATTCCCATTACTTTTGGGATATTGAATCTGGAAACCCAGAAATTATTACAGAATTTCCAACACAAGCGACATTACTTCACCGTATAAAAAATAAATACAACACATCAGATCTTGTTTCTGAAATTATTGATAGTAAATATTTAGAACCAAAGAAAACCCTACGAGGGTATCAAGTTGAGGCTATTCACGCTATTCAAAAGGCCGCTAAAGAAGGAAAGAGAAGATTCCTCTTGGAAATGGCGACAGGTGCAGGTAAGACGACGACATCTGGGGCTATTTGTAAGTTATTTCTCCGTACTGGTAATGCTAGCCGTATTCTTTTCCTGGTTGATCGTATTGAGTTAGAAACACAAGCTTTAAATGCACTCAAGAATTTATTTGATGGGCAATATTTTGTTGAAAAATTCAAAGATGGTAATTGGGATCGTGGTCACATTGTGATTTCTACTGTACAGACACTGTTGGCTGGTAACAAATATCGTGAATATTTTTCACCAACAGATTTTGATCTCGTTATTTCTGATGAAGCGCATCGTTCTATAGGCAGTAATTCACGAGCAGTATTTGAATATTTTCTAGGCTATAAGTTAGGTCTTACTGCAACACCGAAGGATTATCTTAAGGGCGTGGATGAAAGAGAGTTAATAAAGAAAAATATAAAAGCTTATGAGTATAGAAATTTAAGGGATACCTACACTACTTTTTCTTGTGAGGACGGCATTCCTACATACAGGTATGACCTTAGAAAAGGTGTTGCGGATAATTTTCTAATCAATCCCTTTGTTATTGATGCTCGCACGGAAATTACTACAGAGCTAATTTCTAAAGAAGGTTACTCTATGCAAGTTGAAAATGAAGATGGTGGAATAGACGATGTATTTTACTTTGCGAAAGATTTTGAGAAAAAATTCTTCAATGACGATACTAATCGTGTATTCTGCGAAACAATCTTGAATAACGGACTCCTAGACCCACTAACTAATGAATTTGGCAAGACGCTTGTTTTTTGTGTGAGTAAATCCCATGCATCAGATATTGTAAATCTATTAAATTCTTTAGCCGATAAAAAATGGCCAAATAAATATCAAAGTAATTTTGCCATTCAAGTAACAAGTGGTATTGGCGAAGAGCATAAATACACAAAGGATTTTGCAAACAATAGACTTAAAGAGAAGTCACAATTTGCCCATGATACTCATCCAGACTATAACACTTCAAAGGCTCGTATTTGTGTAACAGTAGGCATGATGACAACTGGTTATGATTGCCCAGACTTATTAAATATTGTATTGCTTCGCCCTATATTTTCCCCTACCGACTTTATACAGATGAAAGGCCGTGGAACTAGAAAGTATACTTTTCTTTATCAAGAAACAGGAGAAAGTAAAACAAAAGATAAATTTATCCTTCTTGATTTCTTTGCTAACTGTCAATATTTTGAAAAAGATTTTGACTACAATAAGAAAATAACCTTACCTATTTCTAAAGACGGCACTAAAAACTCACTTAAAGACCCAACTCCAAATACAACTAATATCCTAGACAGCGTAGATGCAGAAACACCAGATACTATCGCAACAATAACACAAATATACATTGGGGTAGAAGGAATGAAAATTGACAGAAGTTTGTATCCTTACCAACAGTTTGAGCAAGTGATACAAGAAAGTAAGACTCTTAAGAGAATAAAAGAAGAGCAGGGACTAGATGGACTTGAGGAGTATATTAAAGCCGAGGTATTTAATAAACCTACTGAGTATTGGAGTGCAGAAATGATTCGGCAATCTTACGAAAGGGAATATCAAACTAAGAGAAAAATTAGCCTAATGGAAATGATCCTCAAAGCTCTCGGAATGCAGAATGATTTCAAGAGTAGAGATGAAAGGGTAAACGAAGAATATCAAAAATTTATTGATATCCAGAGACCACAGATAGCAGAAGATCAAGTTGAACAAGTAACCATACTTAAAAAATTCTTTGAGACTTTTGTTTCAGATCCCATATTCAGAGGTATGATTAACAAGAAAGAATATGCAGGTATTTCCGTATATCCATCCTTCAATATGCAAGAGTTGCAGGTTCTGGGTGATTTAATTGAAGATGCGTCAAACTATGCCAATGAATATCTTCAAAGAGAAATGGCTGAATTTGATTGGGAGAATAAATAA
- a CDS encoding N-6 DNA methylase: MDDLDTQSCALPGGKASFFTGDLKPYAWHKLFNLKLSNQDKADLYIIGIEKLSTAKHLPVLFQDIYKDAFLPFRAPDTIALFLNEINKFGYQHSEDLGNAFEYLLSIMGSQGDAGQFRTPRNIIEFIVDAVNPTKDETILDPACGTAGFLVEAYKHITKDKKLNPKEMQELAKHIHGVDIAPEMAKIARVNLYLHGFKTPLITENDTLTDEKLWGTKYDVILANPPFMTPKGGIVPHDKFSVNSNRAEVLFTDYIAEHLKLTGRAGIVIPEGIIFQSGKVYKQLRKMLVDDNYLSAVISLPAGVFNPYSGVKTSILLLDRKHAAQNKEILFIKVNNDGFDLGAQRREINKNDLPAALEILDKWKTNEKVENKIAVYVEKTKIAENGDYNLSGDRYRATNNYTNAKWPMVKLGEIAEIMKGSAITKKDTQLGNIPVIAGGQEPAYYHNKSNRTGDIITVSASGAYAGFVNYFTIPIFASDCSTIQTKDDSKVLTRYLFGILKSKQNSLYEFQQGGGQPHVYPTDLKTILIPLPPLEIQELVVAELDSYAGIIAGAKQIIKNWKPKIDIDPEWEMVKLGEFCKIERGASPRPIDKFMTDDPNGYNWVKIGDTKNADKYITQTAEKVTKEGAEKSRKVFVDDFVLSNSMSFGRPYIMKIEGYIHDGWLRLSEDPNKIEKDYLYYILSSDFVIEQFENAATGGVVRNLNSELVRKVEIPLPPLTIQKQIVEKIEAERTLVESSKKLIDIYEQKTKEAIAKLWSE; this comes from the coding sequence ATGGATGATCTTGACACGCAGTCATGCGCACTACCAGGTGGCAAGGCAAGTTTTTTCACGGGAGACCTAAAACCCTATGCATGGCATAAGCTATTTAATCTAAAATTATCTAACCAAGATAAGGCTGATTTATATATTATAGGTATTGAAAAACTTTCAACAGCAAAACATTTACCTGTGCTTTTTCAAGATATTTATAAAGACGCCTTTTTGCCGTTCCGTGCACCAGATACTATTGCGTTGTTTTTAAATGAAATCAATAAATTTGGCTATCAACACAGCGAAGACCTAGGTAATGCTTTTGAATACCTGCTCTCCATCATGGGCTCGCAAGGTGACGCAGGGCAATTCCGCACCCCTAGGAACATTATTGAGTTCATTGTCGACGCAGTTAATCCAACAAAAGACGAGACTATCTTAGACCCTGCCTGCGGAACAGCTGGATTTCTAGTAGAAGCATATAAGCATATTACAAAAGACAAAAAGCTAAATCCAAAAGAAATGCAAGAACTTGCAAAACATATTCACGGTGTAGATATAGCCCCTGAAATGGCAAAGATTGCCAGAGTAAACCTCTACCTCCACGGATTCAAAACACCTTTAATAACAGAAAATGACACACTCACCGATGAAAAACTTTGGGGCACTAAATACGATGTCATATTAGCCAATCCACCATTCATGACACCAAAAGGTGGAATAGTACCTCACGACAAATTCAGTGTAAATTCAAATCGGGCAGAGGTACTATTTACCGACTATATCGCAGAACATCTAAAACTAACAGGAAGAGCTGGCATAGTCATCCCAGAAGGTATCATTTTTCAATCTGGTAAAGTTTATAAACAACTTCGCAAGATGTTAGTTGATGATAATTATTTATCCGCAGTGATTTCATTGCCAGCAGGCGTATTCAACCCATACAGCGGAGTAAAAACCTCCATACTCCTCCTTGACCGCAAACACGCAGCACAAAATAAGGAAATATTATTTATCAAGGTTAATAATGATGGGTTTGATTTAGGCGCACAAAGGCGAGAAATAAATAAAAATGATTTGCCAGCAGCTTTAGAAATACTGGATAAATGGAAAACTAACGAGAAAGTAGAAAACAAAATAGCAGTGTATGTAGAAAAAACCAAGATTGCCGAAAACGGGGATTATAATCTATCTGGTGATCGTTATCGTGCAACAAACAATTACACTAATGCTAAATGGCCTATGGTTAAGTTGGGGGAAATTGCAGAAATTATGAAAGGCTCTGCGATAACAAAAAAAGACACACAGCTAGGAAATATTCCAGTAATTGCTGGCGGACAAGAACCTGCTTATTATCACAATAAATCAAACAGAACAGGCGACATAATAACTGTTAGTGCTTCAGGAGCTTATGCTGGCTTTGTAAATTATTTCACTATTCCAATCTTTGCTTCCGATTGTTCAACAATACAAACAAAGGATGATAGTAAGGTACTTACGAGATATCTTTTTGGCATTCTTAAATCGAAACAAAATTCTTTATATGAATTTCAGCAAGGTGGCGGCCAACCACATGTTTATCCAACTGATTTGAAAACAATATTAATCCCTCTCCCACCTCTTGAAATCCAAGAGCTAGTCGTCGCAGAGCTGGACAGTTATGCAGGCATCATCGCAGGAGCCAAACAAATCATCAAAAACTGGAAACCAAAAATTGACATTGATCCGGAGTGGGAGATGGTTAAATTGGGTGAATTTTGCAAAATTGAAAGGGGTGCATCTCCTCGCCCAATAGACAAGTTTATGACTGATGATCCAAATGGTTATAATTGGGTAAAAATTGGAGATACCAAAAACGCTGATAAATATATTACACAAACGGCAGAAAAAGTAACTAAAGAGGGAGCGGAAAAATCCCGCAAAGTTTTTGTAGATGATTTTGTGCTTTCAAATTCAATGAGTTTTGGACGACCATACATAATGAAAATTGAGGGCTATATTCATGACGGCTGGTTAAGATTAAGCGAAGATCCTAATAAAATTGAGAAGGATTATCTCTATTATATTTTGAGTTCTGATTTCGTAATTGAGCAATTTGAAAATGCTGCAACGGGTGGAGTGGTTAGAAACCTGAATTCAGAATTAGTGAGAAAAGTTGAAATTCCTCTCCCACCTCTCACAATCCAAAAACAAATCGTAGAAAAAATTGAAGCAGAGCGCACTCTCGTCGAATCCTCCAAAAAGCTAATTGATATATACGAACAAAAAACCAAAGAAGCGATTGCTAAACTTTGGTCAGAATAA
- a CDS encoding abortive infection family protein — protein sequence MKTDHLILKIVNRWIGVSGGYLGLPENRRFTYYTHKTFYPEYCSLDKDPYLLSGTTKDKFIKIFELSTPREKAKIIRGVIEKFPICEEVKERTNSLKNELLEEAKKLEKEDYISTPDIKEGHILELIKDADALKQNRNASSALDRLHTAFHGYLRELCDDEDISHKEGDGLVYLMKQLQCKHPKLKVKIKSQETQNIINNLVSICDSLNPMRNQASRAHPNKIVADEPEAVLVINSIVTIVTYLSAKLK from the coding sequence ATGAAAACTGATCATCTCATTCTTAAAATTGTCAATAGATGGATTGGTGTTAGTGGCGGGTATTTGGGATTGCCTGAAAATAGGCGTTTTACATATTATACCCATAAGACATTTTATCCAGAATATTGCAGTCTAGATAAGGATCCTTATCTGCTTTCTGGAACAACGAAAGATAAGTTTATTAAAATATTTGAATTATCAACTCCAAGAGAAAAGGCTAAGATTATACGTGGTGTAATTGAAAAATTTCCTATATGTGAAGAAGTTAAAGAGAGAACAAATTCACTTAAAAATGAGTTGTTAGAGGAAGCTAAAAAATTAGAAAAAGAAGATTATATTAGCACCCCAGATATTAAAGAAGGGCATATATTGGAATTAATTAAGGATGCCGATGCGCTCAAACAAAATAGAAATGCAAGTAGTGCCTTGGATCGTTTGCATACAGCATTTCATGGTTATTTAAGGGAGTTGTGCGATGATGAAGATATATCACATAAGGAGGGAGACGGGCTAGTCTATTTGATGAAACAACTTCAATGCAAGCACCCAAAACTTAAAGTGAAGATAAAATCTCAAGAGACCCAAAACATAATAAATAATCTAGTCTCCATTTGTGATTCACTTAATCCTATGCGTAATCAAGCAAGTCGAGCTCATCCAAATAAGATTGTTGCAGATGAACCTGAAGCGGTTCTTGTGATAAATTCAATAGTAACGATAGTAACCTATTTGTCAGCAAAATTGAAATAA
- a CDS encoding ATP-binding protein has translation MGANASGKSNILKIFKYIKFLLADSWILSKEIQNQQVQPNQTVPFPLIIKPFVLSTDPVILNKPSAIEIAFELNSTLFTYAISIKNEIIQEETLTSTKANKTVIYFKRKLSASQDILKVEIDNLVNKHDQWDFHRKLNNKNSFMHTYYDVLLDYSIKSNKKTQEVIDTFKNKLDYELFFNFWSRSIINIPQVEINKSLTTSNWELFAFRFYDNPQNILYKQKARDYISRLDTSVNNFFTEKYSNPVFGDQFRIDFTINKDGTDFRLNYADMSSGTKSLLLLLGAWFFALDNNLPIILDNFDSDLHPDIISELIDHFCSYDNPPSNSQLIIAGHAYTLLNQLDKYLHYFTNKNNEQETILFRLSDYKTVEHQVSPRTDDNYYKKYRSGNYGAKPYIT, from the coding sequence ATGGGAGCGAATGCTTCAGGCAAATCAAACATACTTAAAATATTCAAATATATCAAATTCTTACTAGCAGATTCTTGGATCTTGTCAAAAGAAATCCAAAATCAGCAAGTGCAACCAAATCAAACAGTACCATTTCCTTTAATAATCAAACCTTTTGTTTTAAGCACCGATCCAGTAATCCTTAATAAACCAAGTGCTATTGAAATTGCATTTGAATTAAATTCAACGCTCTTCACCTATGCAATCTCTATAAAAAATGAAATAATTCAAGAAGAAACATTGACTTCCACAAAGGCAAACAAAACAGTCATTTATTTCAAACGAAAACTATCTGCTTCACAAGACATTCTCAAAGTAGAAATTGATAATTTGGTCAATAAACATGACCAATGGGATTTTCACAGAAAACTCAATAATAAAAATTCTTTTATGCACACCTACTATGATGTGCTTTTAGACTATTCAATAAAATCCAATAAAAAAACTCAAGAAGTAATAGATACATTTAAAAATAAATTAGACTATGAATTATTCTTTAATTTCTGGAGTAGAAGTATTATAAATATCCCTCAAGTAGAAATTAATAAGTCGCTAACAACCTCCAATTGGGAACTTTTTGCATTTCGATTCTATGATAACCCTCAAAACATTCTCTATAAACAAAAAGCAAGAGACTACATTTCACGTTTAGATACTTCAGTTAATAATTTTTTTACTGAAAAATATTCTAATCCTGTCTTTGGCGATCAATTTAGAATAGATTTTACTATTAATAAAGATGGCACAGATTTTAGACTCAATTATGCAGATATGTCTTCTGGCACTAAATCCCTTCTCCTTCTATTAGGGGCATGGTTTTTTGCATTAGATAATAACCTTCCGATCATTTTAGATAACTTTGATAGTGATCTTCATCCAGATATCATCAGCGAGCTTATAGACCACTTCTGTTCGTATGATAATCCCCCTTCAAACAGCCAACTCATCATTGCGGGTCATGCTTATACTCTCCTTAATCAATTAGACAAATACCTTCACTACTTCACAAATAAAAACAATGAGCAAGAAACCATATTATTCAGATTATCAGATTACAAAACAGTGGAACATCAAGTCTCACCACGCACCGATGATAACTATTATAAAAAATATAGAAGTGGTAACTATGGAGCAAAACCATACATTACTTAA